One genomic window of Candidatus Nitrosopumilus sediminis includes the following:
- a CDS encoding 6-hydroxymethylpterin diphosphokinase MptE-like protein, with amino-acid sequence MMILGWKKRYHDILREFRYSEKKDTESAIILNSILKKSDANKRISNMLKGRTVFVIGSGPSLSFAIPKLKKYEKIIKIAADSSIKPLVEKGIIPDIVVTDLDGDEDTLKKIGKTDSIFVVHAHGDNIEKLGLTKKFKNCIGTTQSTPFSKIKNFGGFTDGDRGIFLASYFQAKKIVLFGMDFGEQIGKYSKTKKSERKIKLMKLKRGKSLLEWLSTFTKSELFTTSKSIKGFKKISYKELDIIIT; translated from the coding sequence ATGATGATTTTAGGTTGGAAAAAGAGATATCATGATATTTTAAGAGAATTCAGATACAGTGAAAAGAAAGATACAGAATCGGCAATTATTTTGAATTCAATTTTAAAAAAATCTGATGCTAACAAGAGAATTTCAAATATGTTAAAAGGTAGAACAGTGTTTGTTATCGGCTCAGGGCCTTCTTTGTCATTTGCAATTCCAAAATTAAAAAAATATGAGAAAATTATTAAAATTGCTGCAGACAGCTCAATTAAACCACTTGTAGAAAAAGGGATCATTCCAGATATCGTTGTTACAGATTTAGATGGTGATGAAGATACATTAAAAAAAATTGGAAAAACAGATTCTATTTTTGTTGTACATGCACATGGAGACAATATAGAAAAATTAGGATTGACTAAAAAATTCAAAAATTGTATTGGTACAACACAATCAACTCCATTTAGTAAAATTAAAAACTTTGGAGGATTTACAGATGGGGACAGAGGTATTTTTCTAGCAAGCTATTTTCAAGCAAAAAAAATTGTTTTGTTTGGGATGGATTTTGGAGAGCAGATAGGTAAATATTCAAAAACAAAAAAATCAGAGAGAAAAATTAAACTAATGAAATTAAAACGAGGAAAATCTCTTTTAGAATGGCTATCCACATTTACAAAATCGGAATTATTTACTACGTCAAAGTCAATCAAAGGATTTAAAAAAATATCATATAAAGAACTGGATATTATAATTACCTAG
- a CDS encoding NTP transferase domain-containing protein, whose product MIGIVMAGGKGTRMNLDNEKLLLEYKKPIILHVVDSLKNSNSFSKILAITSCNSPKTKKFLEKNNVETFDTPGIGYVEDLNLVLKTIHDKVLVTSGDLPLLDKEIIQHIINKFDPKKIWTSILVTNEFLTSLGLESDYSVIFDGKKCHYTGISLVNSEKISSLEDLVENYIVIDDKRIAFNLNSKQDYDLLSTT is encoded by the coding sequence GGCACTAGGATGAATTTAGATAATGAAAAATTATTACTTGAATATAAAAAACCTATAATCCTTCATGTAGTTGATTCATTAAAAAATTCAAATTCATTTTCAAAAATATTGGCTATTACTAGTTGCAATTCTCCTAAAACAAAAAAATTCCTTGAAAAAAATAATGTAGAAACTTTTGATACTCCTGGAATTGGTTATGTGGAGGATCTTAATTTGGTATTAAAAACTATTCATGATAAAGTCTTAGTTACATCCGGTGATTTACCATTACTGGATAAAGAAATCATTCAACACATTATCAATAAATTTGATCCTAAAAAAATTTGGACTAGCATTCTTGTTACAAATGAATTTTTAACTTCCCTTGGTCTTGAATCTGATTACTCAGTTATTTTTGATGGTAAAAAATGTCATTATACTGGAATTTCTTTGGTAAATTCAGAAAAGATTTCTTCACTAGAAGATTTGGTTGAAAATTATATTGTTATTGATGATAAGAGGATTGCTTTTAATTTAAATTCAAAACAAGATTATGATTTACTCAGCACTACCTGA
- a CDS encoding 50S ribosomal protein L44e, producing MNIPKVIRKYCAKCKTHTEQKVSIYKAGKRRGSARGERRHAERKQGYGGQKFPKLAKPAKVTKKVTPLMTCTVCKKKYNKKGVRIKKFELVAA from the coding sequence ATGAACATCCCTAAGGTGATTCGAAAGTACTGTGCAAAATGCAAAACACATACTGAACAAAAAGTCTCCATTTACAAGGCTGGAAAAAGACGAGGTTCTGCTAGGGGTGAACGTAGACACGCAGAGCGTAAACAGGGATATGGTGGACAAAAATTCCCAAAATTAGCAAAACCAGCTAAAGTTACAAAGAAAGTTACTCCACTTATGACTTGTACTGTATGCAAAAAGAAATACAATAAAAAAGGTGTTAGAATTAAGAAATTTGAGTTGGTTGCAGCATGA
- the guaB gene encoding IMP dehydrogenase has protein sequence MEFKEGLTFDDVLLVPKYSDITSRSQTDLTTKLSRNLSINIPFVSANMDTVTESMMAGTMARAGGIGIIHRFLTIKEQANEVLKVKRSGSVMIENPYSISPDKSVAEAIDYAEDKEISGLLVIDSNSKLIGIVTERDLLFANKANKIQDVMTKDVVTAKLGVTLDESKEILHKHRIEKLPIVDDSGTVKGLITSKDITNNADFPNASKDKKGRPLVGAAVGVKGDFLERSESLLEAGADVLVVDIAHGHSENAMSTVRNIKKAFPDCELIAGNIATAQGAEDLIKAGVDAVKVGVGSGSICITRVITGSGVPQLTAVMDCAKVGKDYGIPIISDGGTRTSGDATKALAAGASTVMVGSMLGGTDESPGTVLTKNGKRFKVYRGMASLAASIGRKSKESGTISLDDDLNDYVAEGVEAMVPYKGTVTDILKQLTGGVRSGLSYCGAHTIPQMQENAEFIKMSRAGFAESQPHDVSLM, from the coding sequence TTGGAATTCAAAGAAGGATTAACTTTTGACGATGTTCTTCTCGTACCCAAATATTCAGATATTACAAGTAGAAGTCAGACCGATCTAACTACAAAATTATCTCGAAATTTATCAATTAACATTCCATTTGTGAGCGCAAATATGGATACTGTAACTGAATCTATGATGGCAGGAACAATGGCTCGTGCTGGAGGAATTGGAATTATTCATAGATTTTTGACAATCAAAGAACAAGCAAACGAGGTTCTCAAAGTCAAACGATCAGGCAGTGTGATGATTGAAAATCCATACTCTATATCTCCCGACAAATCTGTTGCGGAAGCCATTGATTATGCAGAAGATAAAGAAATTTCTGGATTATTAGTTATTGATTCTAATTCTAAATTAATAGGAATTGTAACTGAACGAGATTTACTATTTGCAAATAAAGCAAATAAAATTCAAGATGTAATGACTAAAGATGTTGTAACAGCAAAACTTGGTGTCACATTAGATGAATCTAAAGAAATCTTACATAAACATAGAATTGAAAAACTACCAATAGTTGATGATTCTGGAACTGTAAAAGGTTTGATTACGAGTAAAGATATTACCAATAATGCCGATTTTCCAAATGCATCTAAAGATAAGAAAGGTAGACCATTAGTTGGTGCAGCAGTTGGAGTAAAAGGTGACTTTTTAGAAAGAAGTGAATCTCTTTTAGAGGCTGGTGCAGATGTCCTTGTAGTTGACATTGCTCATGGACATAGCGAAAATGCAATGAGCACAGTTCGTAATATCAAAAAGGCATTTCCAGATTGTGAACTAATTGCAGGAAACATTGCAACTGCTCAAGGAGCTGAAGATTTGATTAAAGCTGGAGTTGATGCGGTCAAAGTTGGTGTAGGTTCTGGATCAATTTGTATTACTAGAGTTATTACTGGATCTGGTGTTCCTCAATTAACTGCTGTAATGGATTGTGCAAAAGTTGGAAAAGATTACGGTATCCCAATAATTTCTGATGGTGGTACTAGAACTTCAGGTGATGCTACCAAAGCATTAGCTGCTGGTGCTTCAACTGTAATGGTTGGAAGTATGCTTGGAGGAACTGATGAATCTCCCGGTACAGTTTTGACTAAAAATGGAAAACGATTCAAAGTGTATAGAGGAATGGCATCATTAGCAGCATCGATTGGAAGAAAATCAAAAGAATCAGGCACAATATCACTTGATGATGATCTGAATGATTATGTTGCAGAAGGAGTAGAGGCAATGGTCCCATACAAAGGGACTGTAACTGATATTCTAAAACAATTGACAGGAGGAGTACGTTCTGGTTTGAGTTATTGTGGTGCACATACAATTCCACAAATGCAAGAAAATGCAGAATTTATCAAAATGTCAAGAGCTGGATTTGCAGAGAGTCAGCCTCATGATGTTTCTTTGATGTAG
- a CDS encoding DUF2024 family protein, giving the protein MDFHVFDTYVKAKDGHTMHFDVVTDNSDVEKAISYAKEWLKSIGEESSIVTTEECKFCHTQSVPEDMEIEIMTDGYSISKMEGCPN; this is encoded by the coding sequence ATGGATTTTCATGTTTTTGATACATATGTAAAAGCAAAAGATGGTCATACAATGCATTTTGATGTAGTTACTGACAATAGTGACGTAGAAAAAGCAATTTCATATGCAAAAGAATGGCTAAAATCAATTGGGGAAGAATCATCTATAGTAACTACAGAAGAATGTAAGTTTTGTCATACACAATCCGTTCCAGAAGATATGGAAATTGAAATTATGACAGATGGATATTCAATTTCAAAGATGGAAGGATGTCCAAATTAG
- a CDS encoding 30S ribosomal protein S27e, which produces MKKDHVEIPKPSSKFQKVNCNECGELQIIYSHASTQIACNSCGNTISEPTGSKAQINGKISGSAE; this is translated from the coding sequence ATGAAAAAAGATCACGTTGAAATTCCAAAGCCTTCAAGTAAGTTTCAAAAAGTTAATTGTAATGAATGCGGTGAATTACAAATAATTTATTCTCACGCATCAACCCAAATAGCATGTAATTCCTGTGGAAATACTATTTCAGAGCCAACAGGATCAAAGGCTCAAATAAATGGAAAGATTTCAGGTAGTGCTGAGTAA
- a CDS encoding adenine deaminase: MGDKKADLVLKNCNLLSVYTREIISNIQIAIVKERIAYVGPDASHTVGPKTIVIDVKGKYVGPGFADPHLHIDQFVLPSEFAKKALLCGVTSLFSDPIDIVSVAGYRGFQEFLKLGENLPIRIFQVVPGGLPVDKKFSSSKSLTLSQEKSAIKHPHVLGMGEVFSWTKVTLREPKTMKSLSTMLECDCIINGHTAGASEKKLNAYVSSGVLSCHEPINFDQVLERLRLGMWIMIREGSIRRDLKEIIPRVLSHGTYQNRLMFCSDGLDPLDISKFGHIDHCIRESVKLGLKPIDAITMASKNNFDYYNMAKDLGGIAPGKLADILIFDDMKSFKPNKVFVGGKLVVSNGQIVTPIKKKIIPTWIKNTVKLKNFSKNDFLIKSKKKDVVANTIYMQTEIITKIGSAELHSKDGYVSASLDSDIWKVAAFDRIHGKNKHAIGFLENFEADIGAFASTWSFHENDMIVIGSNDSDMAVASNYLIKNQGGLVAVKSGKILASLPLQLGGIISTDSFENVSSSFEKINNVIVDSGSKFSRPHLIPLFLPFLALPSVRILSGGIVDVKKRSYILPIN, from the coding sequence ATGGGTGACAAGAAAGCCGATCTAGTTTTAAAAAATTGCAATTTGTTATCAGTCTACACTAGAGAAATTATTTCAAATATTCAGATTGCAATTGTTAAAGAAAGAATTGCATATGTTGGTCCAGATGCGTCACATACAGTTGGTCCAAAAACTATTGTAATTGATGTAAAAGGAAAATATGTTGGTCCTGGTTTTGCAGATCCTCATTTACATATTGATCAATTCGTATTGCCGTCTGAATTTGCAAAAAAGGCTTTACTTTGTGGTGTCACATCTTTATTTTCTGATCCAATTGATATTGTTAGTGTTGCAGGATATCGTGGTTTTCAAGAATTTCTTAAACTTGGAGAAAATCTTCCAATTCGAATCTTCCAAGTGGTTCCAGGAGGTTTACCTGTAGATAAAAAATTTAGTAGTAGTAAATCATTAACTTTGTCACAAGAAAAATCTGCAATAAAACATCCTCATGTTCTTGGAATGGGAGAAGTTTTTTCATGGACTAAAGTTACACTGCGTGAACCAAAAACAATGAAATCACTTTCAACAATGCTTGAGTGTGATTGCATAATTAATGGACATACTGCTGGTGCAAGTGAAAAAAAACTTAACGCATATGTTTCATCTGGTGTACTATCTTGTCATGAGCCAATCAATTTTGATCAAGTTTTAGAAAGATTGCGCCTTGGAATGTGGATAATGATTAGAGAGGGCTCCATTAGACGTGATTTGAAAGAAATAATTCCACGGGTTTTATCTCATGGAACATACCAAAATCGCTTAATGTTTTGTTCTGATGGTCTTGATCCACTTGATATTTCTAAATTTGGACACATAGACCATTGTATACGTGAATCAGTCAAACTTGGTCTGAAGCCTATAGATGCAATTACGATGGCGTCAAAGAACAATTTTGATTATTACAATATGGCAAAAGATCTTGGTGGTATAGCACCTGGAAAATTAGCAGATATTCTAATTTTTGATGACATGAAATCATTCAAACCAAACAAAGTCTTTGTTGGTGGAAAACTTGTAGTATCCAATGGACAAATTGTTACTCCTATCAAAAAGAAAATTATTCCTACATGGATTAAAAATACTGTTAAACTAAAAAATTTCTCAAAAAATGATTTTCTGATAAAATCAAAGAAAAAAGATGTTGTTGCAAATACCATCTACATGCAAACTGAAATAATTACAAAGATTGGTTCGGCTGAACTTCATTCTAAAGATGGCTATGTATCTGCTTCTTTAGATTCTGATATATGGAAAGTTGCGGCCTTTGATAGAATACATGGAAAAAATAAACACGCGATTGGTTTTCTTGAAAATTTTGAGGCAGATATAGGAGCTTTTGCTTCAACTTGGAGTTTTCATGAAAATGATATGATTGTCATTGGTTCAAATGATTCTGATATGGCTGTTGCCTCTAACTATCTAATCAAGAATCAAGGCGGTTTAGTTGCAGTCAAATCTGGAAAAATTCTTGCATCTTTACCATTACAACTTGGAGGAATTATTTCCACTGATTCATTTGAAAATGTCTCTTCTAGTTTTGAAAAAATCAACAATGTAATTGTAGATTCAGGTTCTAAATTTTCTAGACCTCATTTGATTCCTTTATTCTTGCCTTTTCTTGCTCTACCATCGGTTAGAATTCTTTCTGGTGGTATTGTTGATGTGAAAAAACGAAGCTACATTTTACCGATCAACTAA
- the folP gene encoding dihydropteroate synthase, with product MAKIANVGVGGTNPVRIMGILNTSPESFYKKSVNTSKTNIRNTVKLMESQGADFIDVGGMSTAPYLSTMISEKTESKRILNAIKIVQNSTNLPVSVDTCRASVARDALECGAEIINDISGLKYDKKMQDVISEFSPSLILCAFAPKTVFGNPVTSTKKLLRDSLQIAKKSNISSENIVLDPAIGFFRKSGKGPFFTKIKSDWLERDLSVLKNLSSIKQTFPILISVSNKSFIGKILGKENPKDRIFGSIAAETISVMNGADVIRTHNVEATKDAITITSKLYKKHKGL from the coding sequence GTGGCAAAAATTGCAAATGTGGGTGTGGGTGGAACGAATCCTGTCCGAATCATGGGAATTCTAAACACAAGCCCTGAATCATTTTACAAAAAATCTGTCAATACTAGTAAAACAAACATAAGAAATACTGTTAAACTAATGGAAAGTCAGGGAGCAGATTTTATTGATGTCGGTGGCATGTCTACTGCACCATATCTATCTACGATGATTTCAGAAAAAACTGAATCAAAAAGGATTCTTAACGCAATTAAGATTGTTCAAAATTCTACAAATCTTCCAGTATCTGTAGATACTTGTAGAGCATCTGTTGCAAGAGATGCTTTAGAATGTGGAGCTGAAATAATCAATGACATTTCTGGATTAAAATATGATAAAAAAATGCAAGATGTCATATCAGAATTTTCCCCATCTTTAATTTTATGTGCATTTGCCCCAAAAACTGTATTTGGAAATCCTGTCACATCAACTAAAAAATTACTTAGAGACAGCTTACAAATAGCAAAAAAATCCAACATTTCTTCTGAAAACATCGTTTTAGATCCTGCCATTGGCTTTTTTAGAAAATCTGGTAAAGGCCCATTTTTTACAAAAATCAAATCAGATTGGCTAGAAAGAGATCTATCTGTGTTAAAAAATCTGAGTTCTATTAAACAGACTTTCCCCATTCTGATCTCAGTTTCTAACAAATCATTCATAGGAAAAATATTGGGAAAAGAAAATCCAAAGGATCGAATATTTGGCTCCATTGCAGCAGAAACTATTTCTGTAATGAATGGAGCTGATGTCATTCGTACTCATAATGTGGAGGCTACCAAAGATGCAATAACGATCACTTCTAAACTGTACAAAAAACACAAAGGCTTATAA
- a CDS encoding ROK family protein: MLYKLGVDLGGTKIEAILLDENFDVITRKRISTPQDDYEKILDSISSLVREISENISDFSLGICTPGAISKQTGLIKNSNTQCLIGKSLKDDLENKLRKKISMENDANCFTMAEATLGAAIDFDLVFGVIIGTGVGGGIVIDKKLYPGRTNIGGEWGHHTLHRNGNLCYCGKTGCVETYISGPSLENQWTKLTGKSSSIQEILTNVDSEIGKKWKDEFIENFGFGLANVIDILDPDAIVLGGGLSNIDFLYTEGKESVYNKVFSDLVDTPILKNKLGDSAGVFGACML; encoded by the coding sequence TTGTTGTACAAACTTGGTGTTGATTTAGGTGGGACCAAAATTGAAGCCATTCTATTAGATGAAAACTTTGATGTCATCACAAGAAAAAGAATTTCCACCCCTCAAGATGACTATGAAAAGATTTTAGATTCAATTTCATCTTTGGTAAGAGAAATATCTGAAAATATATCTGATTTTTCATTAGGAATCTGTACTCCAGGAGCAATTTCAAAACAAACAGGATTAATCAAAAATAGTAATACTCAATGCTTGATTGGAAAATCACTAAAAGATGATTTAGAAAACAAGCTCAGAAAAAAAATCTCTATGGAAAATGATGCTAATTGTTTTACAATGGCAGAAGCAACATTAGGTGCTGCCATTGATTTTGATTTAGTTTTTGGTGTAATTATTGGCACTGGTGTGGGTGGTGGAATTGTAATTGATAAAAAACTATATCCTGGGCGGACAAATATTGGAGGCGAATGGGGGCATCATACATTACATCGTAATGGCAATCTTTGCTACTGCGGCAAAACTGGATGTGTTGAGACTTACATTAGCGGCCCTTCACTTGAAAATCAATGGACAAAATTAACTGGCAAATCTTCCTCTATACAAGAAATTCTTACTAATGTTGATAGTGAAATTGGAAAAAAATGGAAAGATGAATTTATAGAAAATTTTGGATTTGGTCTTGCAAATGTCATTGACATTTTAGATCCTGATGCAATTGTTTTAGGTGGAGGTTTATCTAATATCGATTTTTTATACACTGAGGGAAAAGAATCAGTTTACAACAAAGTTTTTTCAGATTTAGTTGACACTCCAATTCTGAAAAATAAACTAGGTGATTCTGCAGGTGTTTTTGGTGCCTGTATGCTCTAA
- the guaA gene encoding glutamine-hydrolyzing GMP synthase, with protein sequence MDKIVVLDFGSQYSHLICRRIREFSVYAELVPYDISYEELQKINPTGIIFSGGPSSVYNSDAPIPENKIFDMNLPLLGICYGHQLIVNKYGGKVKRANKEYGSSLLTIDSNEDLLNGIGESIRAWMSHGDEAEQIPEGFQVIGHTESAKAAAIALKEKSIYGIQFHPEVVHTEQGTEILKNFVLKVCGAKQDWTMEGFIDTAIEKISKIDGNVLCGVSGGIDSTVVALLIHKAIGDRLKCVFVDNGLLRLNEEKEIEEMFKDNFKVDFTAVNAADAFLGKLKGVEDPEKKRMIVGEEFIQVFTEFAKGNGPFKWLAQGTLYPDVIESGVSKGPAAVIKSHHNVGGLPEWLNLEILEPLRDLYKDEVRKIAKILQVPEKLFMRHPFPGPGLSVRIIGEVTPTKLEICKVASKIVEEELIEAGLYEKVWQAYAAVGDDRAVGVVGDERRYGNIVMIRVVDSVDAMTADWTRLPHGLLEKMSNRITNEIEDVTWVTYTISSKPPATIEPQ encoded by the coding sequence ATGGATAAAATTGTAGTTTTAGATTTTGGATCACAGTATAGCCATTTAATCTGTAGGAGAATTCGAGAGTTTTCTGTCTATGCAGAACTAGTTCCTTATGATATCAGTTATGAGGAATTACAAAAAATAAATCCTACAGGGATAATTTTTTCGGGTGGCCCATCCAGTGTTTATAATTCAGATGCACCTATTCCAGAAAATAAAATTTTTGATATGAACTTACCATTACTTGGAATCTGTTATGGTCATCAACTGATTGTTAACAAATATGGAGGAAAAGTAAAAAGGGCAAACAAAGAATATGGTTCATCATTACTAACAATCGATAGTAATGAAGACCTTCTAAACGGAATTGGTGAATCAATCAGAGCATGGATGAGTCATGGGGATGAGGCAGAGCAAATTCCAGAGGGTTTCCAAGTAATAGGTCATACTGAAAGTGCAAAGGCAGCTGCAATTGCATTAAAAGAAAAATCAATCTATGGAATTCAATTTCATCCTGAGGTGGTACATACAGAGCAAGGTACAGAAATTCTAAAAAATTTTGTTTTGAAAGTTTGTGGTGCCAAACAAGATTGGACCATGGAAGGTTTTATCGATACAGCTATTGAAAAAATCTCAAAAATCGATGGAAATGTGCTTTGTGGAGTTAGTGGTGGCATAGATTCTACAGTAGTTGCATTGCTTATTCACAAAGCAATCGGAGATAGACTAAAGTGTGTTTTTGTTGATAACGGCTTGCTACGATTGAATGAAGAAAAAGAGATTGAGGAAATGTTCAAAGATAATTTCAAAGTAGATTTTACAGCAGTAAATGCTGCAGATGCATTTCTTGGAAAACTCAAAGGAGTAGAAGATCCTGAAAAGAAAAGAATGATTGTTGGAGAAGAATTTATTCAGGTATTTACTGAATTTGCTAAAGGAAATGGTCCATTCAAATGGTTAGCTCAAGGTACATTGTATCCAGATGTGATTGAAAGTGGAGTATCAAAAGGACCCGCTGCAGTAATAAAATCACATCATAATGTAGGAGGACTACCAGAATGGCTGAATTTAGAAATTTTAGAGCCATTAAGGGACTTGTATAAAGATGAAGTAAGGAAAATTGCCAAAATTCTTCAAGTTCCAGAAAAACTTTTCATGAGACACCCATTTCCAGGTCCAGGTTTGTCAGTAAGGATAATCGGAGAAGTTACTCCAACAAAACTAGAGATTTGTAAAGTAGCCAGTAAAATAGTCGAAGAGGAGTTAATTGAAGCAGGTTTGTATGAAAAAGTATGGCAGGCATATGCAGCAGTAGGTGATGATAGGGCAGTGGGAGTTGTTGGAGATGAACGCAGATATGGAAATATTGTAATGATTAGAGTTGTAGATTCAGTTGATGCAATGACCGCAGATTGGACAAGATTGCCACATGGATTATTAGAAAAAATGAGTAATAGAATAACAAATGAGATTGAAGATGTTACGTGGGTCACCTATACAATATCAAGTAAACCACCAGCAACAATTGAACCACAATAA
- the thsB gene encoding thermosome subunit beta translates to MASIQQGPNGPVLVLKESALQQKGKDAQQNNIAAAKLVAQLVRSSLGPRGLDKMLVDSLGDVTITNDGATILKEIDVQHPAAKMMVEISKTVDNEVGDGTTSSVIFGGALLAKAEDLLKKDVHSSTIIDGYQAAADKTLEIFSDLAKKIQPDDKASLLKIATTSMQSKLISEDSSLLSKIIVDAILSIAIKKGDSYSVDLENIKIEKKSGGSIDDTQIIKGIVLDKEIVHSGMPTRIENAKIALLNSALEIEKTELSSEIRITDPTQMQMFLEEENRMLKSMVDKLHDVGVNVLICQKGIDDISQHYLAKYGIMAVRRVKESDMIKLSKATGGRVISNLDDLSENDLGTADLAHQKKVESDKWVFIEGCKHPQSVTMLIRGGTQRVIDEVDRSIHDSLMVVKDVIETPAIVAGGGAPEAFAASLLKDWADNFDGREQLAIKKYAEALETIPLTIAENAGMDPIDTMANLRAKQNQGHKWTGIDARNMKISDMMAINVIEPIVVKEQIIKSATEAACMILRIDDVISISGAPGGGGGMPPMG, encoded by the coding sequence ATGGCATCAATTCAACAAGGACCAAATGGACCTGTTTTAGTTCTCAAAGAGAGTGCATTACAGCAAAAAGGTAAAGATGCTCAACAAAACAATATTGCTGCAGCAAAATTGGTTGCACAATTAGTTAGAAGTAGTCTCGGACCTAGAGGCCTTGATAAAATGTTAGTTGATTCCTTAGGTGATGTAACTATTACAAATGATGGTGCCACAATTTTGAAAGAAATTGATGTTCAACATCCAGCAGCCAAAATGATGGTTGAAATTTCTAAAACTGTTGATAACGAAGTAGGTGATGGTACAACTTCTTCTGTAATTTTTGGAGGTGCATTATTAGCAAAAGCTGAAGATCTTCTCAAAAAAGATGTACATTCTTCAACAATTATTGATGGATACCAAGCCGCTGCAGATAAGACCCTTGAAATTTTTTCTGACTTGGCAAAGAAAATCCAACCTGATGATAAGGCATCCCTTCTAAAAATTGCTACAACAAGTATGCAATCAAAATTAATTTCTGAAGATAGCTCATTACTTTCTAAAATTATAGTCGATGCAATTCTTAGTATTGCAATAAAGAAAGGCGATTCTTATTCTGTTGACCTTGAAAATATCAAAATAGAAAAGAAATCTGGCGGTTCAATTGATGATACCCAAATTATCAAAGGAATTGTTTTAGATAAAGAAATTGTTCATAGTGGAATGCCTACAAGAATCGAGAATGCAAAAATTGCATTACTTAACTCAGCATTAGAAATAGAAAAAACAGAACTAAGTTCAGAAATTAGAATTACTGACCCAACACAAATGCAGATGTTCTTAGAGGAAGAAAATAGAATGTTAAAGTCCATGGTTGACAAGTTGCATGATGTTGGAGTTAACGTATTAATTTGTCAAAAGGGAATTGATGATATTTCACAACACTATCTTGCAAAATATGGCATTATGGCAGTACGTCGTGTCAAAGAAAGTGATATGATTAAACTTTCTAAAGCAACAGGCGGACGTGTAATTAGTAATCTTGATGATCTTTCAGAGAATGATCTTGGGACTGCAGATTTGGCTCATCAAAAGAAAGTTGAATCTGACAAATGGGTCTTCATTGAAGGATGTAAACATCCACAATCTGTTACAATGTTAATTCGCGGTGGAACTCAAAGAGTAATCGATGAAGTTGATCGTTCAATACATGATTCTTTAATGGTCGTAAAAGACGTTATCGAAACACCAGCAATTGTTGCTGGCGGCGGTGCCCCTGAAGCATTTGCAGCTTCATTACTCAAAGATTGGGCTGATAATTTTGATGGAAGAGAACAACTTGCAATCAAAAAATATGCAGAAGCATTAGAAACAATTCCACTTACTATTGCTGAGAATGCTGGAATGGATCCTATTGATACTATGGCTAATCTTAGAGCAAAACAAAATCAAGGTCATAAATGGACTGGAATTGATGCTAGAAATATGAAGATTTCTGATATGATGGCAATTAATGTTATAGAACCAATTGTAGTTAAAGAACAAATTATCAAATCTGCAACTGAAGCTGCATGTATGATACTCAGAATTGATGATGTTATCTCTATATCTGGGGCTCCAGGCGGTGGCGGCGGCATGCCTCCAATGGGCTAA